A section of the Stenotrophomonas sp. 364 genome encodes:
- a CDS encoding glutathione S-transferase family protein → MASPILHFHPLSSCCQKVLIAANVLGVSLDMRLLNLGDPVERAAFRALWPLGKMPLLVEQGAPIGETSIIIEHLQLHHAAEGARLIPQDPAQALAVRFWDRVCDLYVMAPMQALTAALLQPASDAGGAATAAARATLLNSYALLDRQVDGRRWLAGEAFTLADCAAAPALFYAVAYVPVPEAHVALSAYVERLMAHAAVAAVIDAARPWFKYFPGRAGLARRYYDPEA, encoded by the coding sequence ATGGCGAGCCCCATCCTGCATTTTCATCCGCTGTCCTCGTGCTGCCAGAAGGTGCTGATCGCCGCCAACGTGCTGGGCGTATCGCTGGACATGCGGCTGTTGAACCTGGGCGACCCGGTCGAGCGCGCAGCGTTCCGGGCGCTGTGGCCGCTGGGCAAGATGCCGCTGCTGGTCGAGCAGGGCGCCCCCATCGGCGAGACCAGCATCATCATCGAGCACCTGCAGCTCCACCATGCCGCCGAAGGGGCGCGGCTGATTCCGCAGGATCCTGCGCAGGCGCTGGCGGTGCGCTTCTGGGACCGGGTCTGCGACCTGTACGTGATGGCGCCGATGCAGGCGCTGACCGCTGCCTTGCTGCAGCCGGCCAGCGATGCTGGTGGCGCCGCGACCGCGGCCGCCCGCGCGACGCTGCTCAACAGCTATGCCCTCCTGGACCGGCAGGTGGACGGGCGGCGCTGGTTGGCGGGCGAAGCGTTCACCCTGGCCGACTGCGCTGCGGCACCGGCGCTGTTCTATGCAGTGGCTTACGTGCCAGTGCCGGAGGCGCACGTGGCACTGTCTGCCTACGTGGAGCGGCTGATGGCGCACGCGGCGGTGGCGGCGGTGATCGACGCGGCCCGGCCGTGGTTCAAGTATTTTCCGGGGCGGGCAGGGTTGGCGCGCCGTTACTACGATCCCGAGGCTTGA